Proteins encoded together in one Papaver somniferum cultivar HN1 unplaced genomic scaffold, ASM357369v1 unplaced-scaffold_119, whole genome shotgun sequence window:
- the LOC113330803 gene encoding uncharacterized protein LOC113330803 — MRVFYWNAQGLAKDGAKAKLKELYHLHKPDVICIAEPKVFCTTHFVRSLRLDEFCEDVITNEDGGEKGQFTKVADAKNVVDAVRTDFADEINDFIVNHYKDKFIGGAAIIDPNLFEFEHERISDPESYFMDVVPTLDEINRAVFDLGADSAPGPDGFSGCFYKHCWNIIANDIFSAIKIFWLMRKIPNDINSSFIVLIPKNTRSDVIKDFRPIGLSNVFFKIITKFLATRLGTVLNRLISEERVAFMKGMNIHENIALASKLINEISTPRSFGNVGLKLDIPQAFDTVSWEFITEVFRQYGFSETWCSWIHSILSSARIYVLINGSPEGFFSITRGLRQGDLLSPLIFVLIEDILSHNLSKLFANRSMHNMVSKKGVAPTHLLFADDILVFCRGNLHSLQNLKTMLSVYEKASGQCVDYEKRKFYYGGGTYSRSIDIANYLGIERALFPDKYMGIQLKPGIMRHIHVRQVVEKIMDKLAGWKGKLLSFQARLVLIRSVISSYVIHSMVVYKWPCNIIKQVERAIRNFLWSGDAEKRKFFTVLYDNLCCSRREGGLGLRRLIDVNKAMLMMLWISIRDSYKTWERFLRAKYFKLNGVLIDYKLGSSVFPGIRWVYDFVQQHTRTIIGDGANTSLFFDNWLGDFSIAKRLGITYKGPNDFKAKVSDIIVDGAWDIPQSTRDLMVRINIDVGNLPIIAGGDDYKIWDLDSKGVFSVKSAKAAIRENAETLPTATFFLG, encoded by the exons ATGAGGGTCttctattggaatgctcaaggcttggccaAAGATGGTGCAAAGGCCAAGTTAAAGGAGCTCTATCACTTACACAAACCTGATGTTATTTGTATTGCAGAACCGAAAGTTTTTTGCACTACACATTTTGTTAGGTCTTTGAGGTTGGATGagttttgtgaagatgttatcactAATGAAGATGGTGGTGAAAAAG GCCAATTCACCAAGGTGGCAGATGCCAAGAATGTTGTGGATGCAGTGCGGACCGATTTTGCA GATGAAATTAACGATTTCATTGTCAATCACTATAAGGATAAGTTTATTGGTGGAGCGGCTATCATTGATCCAAATTTGTTTGAATTTGAGCATGAAAGAATCTCAGACCCTGAGAGTTATTTTATGGATGTTGTGCCAACTCTAGACGAGATTAATAGAGCTGTTTTTGACTTGGGAGCGGATTCGGCGCCTGGCCCAGATGGTTTCTCAGGTTGTTTCTACAAACATTGTTGGAATATTATTGCTAACGATATTTTTAGTGCCATTAAAATTTTTTGGTTGATGAGGAAAATTCCTAATGACATTAATTCTAGTTTCATTGTTCTCATTCCAAAAAACACAAGGTCGGATGTTATTAAGGATTTTAGGCCTATTGGTTTGAGTAAtgttttcttcaaaatcattacaaaatttTTGGCTACCAGGCTTGGTACGGTTCTGAATAGACTGATTTCTGAAGAACGAGTGGCTTTTATGAAGGGAATGAACATTCATGAAAATATAGCTCTTGCGTCTAAATTGATTAATGAGATTTCTACGCCAAGGAGCTTTGGTAATGTTGGCTTAAAACTTGACATTCctcaagcttttgatactgtAAGTTGGGAGTTTATAACTGAAGTATTCCgtcaatatggtttttctgaaacCTGGTGCTCTTGGATTCATAGTATTCTTAGTTCGGCTAGGATTTATGTGCTAATAAATGGCAGTCCAGAGGGTTTCTTTAGCATCACTAGGGGGTTGCGCCAAGGTGATCttctttcacctttgatttttgttcttattgaagatattTTGAGTCATAATCTCTCTAAATTGTTTGCTAATAGAAGTATGCACAACATGGTTAGTAAGAAAGGTGTGGCTCCAACACACCttctctttgcggatgatattcttgTTTTCTGCAGAGGTAATCTTCATAGTTTGCAAAATTTGAAGACTATGCTTAGTGTCTATGAGAAGGCTTCAGGCCAGTGCGTAGATTATGAGAAGAGAAAATTTTATTACGGTGGTGGCACTTATTCTCGGAGTATTGATATTGCTAATTATTTGGGCATCGAAAGAGCTTTATTTCCGGATAAATATATGGGAATTCAATTGAAGCCTGGCATTATGCGGCACATTCATGTCAGGCAGGTGGTTGAAAAGATTATGGACAAGTTGGCTGGTTGGAAGGGTAAACTCTTATCTTTTCAAGCTAGACTGGTTTTGATCAGATCGGTGATTTCTAGTTATGTTATCCACTCTATGGTTGTTTATAAATGGCCTTGCAATATCATTAAACAGGTTGAGAGGGCCATTAGAAACTTTCTTTGGTCGGGTGATGCGGAAAAGCGTAAGTTCTTTACTGTTTTATATGACAACCTGTGTTGTTCAAGACGTGAAGGTGGCCTGGGCCTTAGAAGATTGATTGATGTTAACAAGGCTATGCTTATGATGTTATGGATTTCAATTCGTGATTCGTACAAGACTTGGGAAAGATTTTTGAGGGCGAAGTACTTCAAATTGAATGGAGTTTTGATTGATTACAAACttggttcttcggtttttcctgGAATCAGGTGGGTTTATGATTTTGTGCAGCAACACACTAGGACAATTATAGGTGATGgcgctaatacttccttattctttGATAATTGGCTTGGTGATTTTTCGATTGCGAAGAGATTAGGTATTACTTAcaaaggccctaatgattttaaggctaaGGTTAGTGATATCATTGTTGATGGTGCTTGGGATATTCCTCAAAGCACACGGGATTTGATGGTTCGGATAAATATTGATGTTGGAAACTTGCCTATTATTGCTGGGGGAGATGACTATAAGATTTGGGATTTAGATAGCAAAGGAGTCTTCTCAGTTAAATCTGCAAAGGCTGCTATTAGAGAGAATGCGGAAACTCTGCCAACTGCAACTTTTTTTCTCGGCTAG